From Pseudomonadota bacterium, a single genomic window includes:
- a CDS encoding NnrU family protein, protein MTILVIGLVLFLGVHSVSIFALPWRDAMVARNAVLFKAGYGVLSLVGLLMIIAGYGEARMAYPPLWPTPGFLRHLVALLMLPVFIFFLAPYFPGRIKTALKHPQLVAVKAWAFSHLLVNSALPDLLLFGSFLAWAVVDRISLKRRPVREPVLAAPASGMNDIILVVVGLAAYAGFAFWAHLAFIGVYPFG, encoded by the coding sequence ATGACGATCTTGGTAATTGGACTGGTGCTCTTTCTCGGCGTGCACTCGGTGTCGATCTTCGCCTTGCCTTGGCGCGACGCGATGGTGGCGCGCAACGCGGTGCTCTTCAAAGCGGGCTACGGCGTGCTCTCCCTGGTGGGCCTCCTGATGATCATCGCGGGCTACGGCGAGGCCCGCATGGCGTACCCACCCCTGTGGCCCACGCCGGGCTTCCTCCGCCACCTGGTGGCGCTGCTGATGCTGCCGGTGTTCATCTTCTTCCTGGCGCCGTACTTCCCGGGCCGCATCAAGACGGCGCTGAAGCACCCGCAGCTGGTGGCGGTGAAGGCCTGGGCCTTCTCGCACCTCCTGGTGAACAGCGCCCTGCCGGACCTGCTGCTCTTCGGCTCCTTCCTGGCCTGGGCGGTGGTAGATCGAATCTCGCTGAAGCGTCGGCCGGTGCGCGAGCCGGTGTTGGCGGCGCCGGCGAGTGGCATGAACGACATCATCCTGGTAGTGGTGGGCCTCGCGGCCTACGCGGGCTTCGCCTTCTGGGCGCACCTCGCGTTCATCGGCGTTTACCCCTTCGGTTAG
- a CDS encoding copper resistance system multicopper oxidase, which yields MNRRQWLQSVAGLTSLAALPAWARSGHGADLRGLRALDGQEFDLRVTSAHPRIDGRRGHAVLVNGQLPAPLLRWREGDEVTLRVTNALDEPTSIHWHGLLLPFQMDGVPGVSFPGIDPGETFTYRFPIRQAGTYWYHSHSGLQEQQGHYGPIVIEPRGGDAVDYDRELVIVLSDWSFEHPHRIFAKLKKMSDNYNFQQRTVGDFIADASSQGFDRAFASRTMWGAMRMNPTDIADVTAATYTYLINGHSADENWTGLFAPGERVRLRLINASAMTIFNVRIPGLPLTVVQADGQDVQPVEVDELQIGTAETFDVVVQPTEDMAYTLMAETNDRSGFARATLAPREGMTAPVPQRRPRPTLTMKDMAMDHGEM from the coding sequence GTGAACAGACGGCAATGGCTGCAGAGCGTGGCGGGGCTGACGAGCCTGGCGGCGCTGCCGGCGTGGGCCCGCAGCGGCCACGGCGCTGATCTTCGCGGTCTGCGCGCCCTGGACGGGCAGGAGTTCGACCTGCGCGTCACCTCGGCGCATCCGCGAATCGACGGCCGCCGCGGCCATGCCGTATTGGTGAACGGCCAGCTGCCCGCGCCGCTCCTGCGCTGGCGTGAAGGCGATGAGGTCACCCTGCGCGTGACCAACGCCCTCGACGAGCCCACCTCCATCCACTGGCATGGCCTTCTCTTGCCCTTCCAGATGGACGGCGTACCCGGCGTGTCTTTCCCCGGCATCGATCCCGGCGAGACGTTTACCTATCGCTTTCCGATACGCCAGGCGGGCACCTACTGGTACCACAGCCACTCGGGCCTGCAGGAGCAGCAGGGCCACTACGGCCCCATCGTCATCGAGCCGCGCGGCGGCGACGCCGTCGACTACGACCGCGAGCTGGTCATCGTCCTGTCCGACTGGAGCTTCGAACACCCCCACCGCATCTTCGCCAAGCTGAAGAAGATGAGTGACAACTACAACTTTCAGCAGCGCACGGTGGGCGACTTCATCGCCGACGCCTCGAGCCAAGGCTTCGACCGCGCCTTCGCCTCGCGCACCATGTGGGGCGCGATGCGCATGAACCCCACGGACATCGCCGACGTCACCGCCGCCACCTACACCTACCTGATCAACGGCCACTCGGCGGACGAGAACTGGACGGGCCTCTTCGCCCCCGGCGAACGCGTGCGCCTGCGCCTGATCAACGCCTCGGCGATGACCATCTTCAACGTGCGCATTCCCGGCCTGCCGCTCACGGTGGTGCAAGCCGACGGCCAGGACGTGCAACCCGTGGAGGTGGACGAACTGCAAATCGGCACGGCTGAGACCTTCGACGTGGTCGTCCAGCCGACGGAAGACATGGCCTACACGCTGATGGCCGAGACCAACGACCGCAGCGGCTTCGCCCGCGCCACGCTGGCGCCCCGAGAGGGGATGACGGCGCCCGTCCCGCAGCGGCGCCCGCGGCCCACGCTGACCATGAAAGACATGGCCATGGACCACGGTGAGATGG
- the pckA gene encoding phosphoenolpyruvate carboxykinase (ATP) encodes MSANPLEAYEIHVDHVLHNAAPAVLYEQALRNEPGSAITSAGALVALSGEKTGRSPKDKRVVLEPGSKDEVWWGSVNIELDEHSFMVNRERALDYLNTRQRLYVVDGFAGWDPRYRIKVRVICSRAYHALFMHNMLIRPTPEELADYGEPDYTIFNAGEFSANRYTTGMTSKTSVALHFARREFVILGTEYAGEMKKGVFTIMHYLMPKRGVLSMHCSANEGADGDVSIFFGLSGTGKTTLSADPQRELIGDDEHCWSEQGVFNIEGGCYAKAIDLSAEDEPEIYNAIRFGAVLENTRYDELSRQVDYGDVSITQNTRCSYPIEHIPNAKLPCIGGHPKNIVMLTADAFGVLPPVAKLTPEQAMYHFISGYTAKVAGTEMGVTEPDATFSACFGAPFLVWHPTRYAEMLAEKIQQFGAETWLVNTGWTAGAYGVGHRMSIKHTRAIIDGIHSGELSSAPTQTDPVFGFDVPTQCEGVPAEVLIPRNTWADGNAYDAQARRLARLFVENFAQFESEASEAVLAAGPRI; translated from the coding sequence ATGAGCGCCAATCCCCTCGAGGCCTACGAGATTCACGTCGATCACGTGCTGCACAACGCGGCGCCGGCGGTGCTTTACGAGCAGGCCCTGCGCAACGAGCCGGGCAGCGCCATCACCTCGGCGGGGGCCCTGGTCGCCCTGTCCGGCGAGAAGACCGGCCGCAGCCCGAAGGACAAGCGCGTGGTGCTGGAGCCAGGCTCGAAGGACGAGGTCTGGTGGGGCTCGGTGAACATCGAGCTCGACGAGCACTCCTTCATGGTGAACCGCGAGCGCGCCCTGGATTACCTCAACACGCGCCAGCGCCTCTACGTGGTCGACGGCTTCGCCGGCTGGGACCCGCGTTACCGGATCAAGGTGCGCGTGATCTGCTCCCGCGCCTACCACGCCCTGTTCATGCACAACATGCTCATCCGCCCCACGCCGGAGGAGCTGGCGGACTACGGCGAGCCGGACTACACCATCTTCAACGCGGGCGAGTTCTCGGCCAACCGCTACACCACGGGCATGACGTCCAAGACCTCCGTGGCCCTGCATTTCGCCCGTCGCGAGTTCGTCATCCTCGGCACGGAGTACGCCGGCGAGATGAAGAAGGGCGTGTTCACGATCATGCACTACCTCATGCCGAAGCGCGGCGTGCTCAGCATGCACTGCTCGGCGAACGAGGGCGCGGACGGCGACGTCTCGATCTTCTTCGGCCTCTCGGGCACGGGTAAGACGACCCTCTCCGCCGACCCCCAGCGCGAGCTTATTGGCGACGACGAGCACTGCTGGAGCGAGCAGGGCGTCTTCAACATCGAGGGCGGCTGCTACGCCAAGGCCATCGACCTCTCCGCCGAAGACGAGCCGGAGATCTACAACGCCATCCGCTTCGGTGCCGTGCTGGAGAACACCCGCTACGACGAACTCTCCCGTCAGGTGGACTACGGCGACGTCTCCATCACCCAGAACACCCGCTGCTCCTACCCCATCGAGCACATCCCGAACGCCAAGCTGCCCTGCATCGGCGGCCACCCGAAGAACATCGTCATGCTCACGGCGGACGCCTTCGGCGTGCTGCCCCCGGTGGCCAAGCTCACGCCCGAGCAGGCCATGTACCACTTCATCAGCGGCTACACGGCCAAGGTGGCGGGCACGGAGATGGGTGTGACGGAGCCGGATGCCACCTTCTCGGCGTGCTTCGGCGCCCCGTTCCTGGTCTGGCACCCCACCCGCTACGCGGAGATGCTGGCGGAGAAGATCCAGCAGTTCGGCGCCGAGACCTGGCTGGTGAACACGGGCTGGACGGCGGGTGCCTACGGCGTGGGCCACCGCATGTCGATCAAGCACACCCGCGCGATCATCGACGGCATCCACTCGGGCGAGCTCTCGAGTGCGCCCACCCAGACCGATCCGGTGTTCGGCTTCGACGTGCCCACCCAGTGCGAGGGGGTGCCCGCCGAGGTGCTGATCCCGCGCAACACCTGGGCCGACGGCAACGCCTACGACGCCCAGGCCCGTCGCTTAGCGCGCCTGTTCGTCGAGAACTTCGCCCAGTTCGAGTCTGAGGCGAGCGAGGCGGTGCTCGCGGCGGGTCCCCGCATCTGA
- a CDS encoding metal-sensitive transcriptional regulator — translation MHESTPATIKRLKRIEGQVRGITRMLEEERYCIDVLQQLQAIKAALGKVEDAVLKDHTSTCVAAAIASGDEDEQQRKFAELVDLLGKYRR, via the coding sequence ATGCACGAGAGCACACCCGCCACGATCAAGCGCCTGAAACGCATCGAAGGACAGGTGCGGGGCATCACGCGAATGCTGGAAGAGGAGCGCTACTGCATCGACGTGTTGCAGCAGCTGCAGGCGATCAAGGCCGCCCTGGGCAAGGTGGAGGACGCCGTGCTCAAGGATCACACCTCCACCTGCGTGGCGGCGGCGATCGCCTCAGGCGACGAGGACGAGCAACAGCGAAAGTTCGCCGAGCTGGTGGATCTGCTGGGGAAGTACCGCCGCTAG